One genomic region from Vanacampus margaritifer isolate UIUO_Vmar chromosome 2, RoL_Vmar_1.0, whole genome shotgun sequence encodes:
- the tob1a gene encoding protein Tob1a — MQLEIQVALNFIISYLYNKLPRRRVNIFGEELERQLKQKYEGHWYPDKPYKGSGFRCIHVGEKVDPVVEKAAKESGLDINDVRNNLPQDLSVWIDPYEVSYQIGEKGPVKVLYVDDSNESTASSGGLDLDKEIKNSFNPDAQVFMPINEPMGGASPGSSSPSPPFGHSAAVSPTFMPRSTQPLTFTTATFAATKFGSTKMKSSGRSSNNNNNGTNTTNKAARTSPTNLGLNVNTLLKQKAISTSMHSLYGLGLGTQQQAKPSALSPNAKEFVFPSLQGLSSQSALFPGDSSLGLGPLPYSNAFDVFAAYGGLNDKSLMDGLNFSLSNMQYSNQQFQPVMAN, encoded by the coding sequence ATGCAGCTTGAAATCCAAGTAGCTCTCAACTTCATCATCTCGTACCTGTACAACAAGCTGCCCAGACGGCGGGTCAACATCTTCGGCGAGGAGCTGGAGCGTCAGCTGAAGCAGAAATACGAAGGACACTGGTACCCGGACAAGCCATACAAGGGCTCGGGCTTCAGGTGCATCCACGTGGGGGAGAAGGTGGACCCTGTGGTGGAGAAGGCAGCCAAAGAGAGCGGACTGGACATCAACGACGTCCGCAACAACCTTCCCCAGGACCTCAGCGTGTGGATTGACCCCTACGAGGTGTCCTACCAGATCGGGGAGAAGGGCCCCGTCAAAGTGCTGTATGTCGATGACAGCAACGAGAGCACGGCGAGCAGCGGCGGGCTGGACCTGGACAAGGAGATCAAGAACAGTTTCAACCCGGACGCGCAGGTCTTCATGCCCATCAACGAGCCCATGGGCGGGGCCTCCCCGGGCTCCAGCTCGCCCTCTCCTCCTTTCGGCCACTCGGCGGCGGTCAGCCCCACTTTCATGCCCCGCTCCACGCAGCCTTTAACCTTCACCACCGCCACCTTCGCCGCCACCAAGTTCGGCTCCACCAAGATGAAGAGCAGCGGgcgcagcagcaacaacaacaacaacggcaCTAACACCACCAACAAGGCGGCACGCACCTCTCCCACCAACCTGGGCCTGAATGTGAACACTCTGCTGAAGCAGAAAGCCATCTCCACCTCCATGCACTCGCTCTACGGGCTGGGCCTGGGAACGCAGCAGCAGGCCAAGCCCTCGGCCCTGTCCCCCAACGCCAAGGAGTTTGTGTTCCCCAGCCTGCAGGGCCTGAGCAGCCAGAGCGCCCTCTTCCCGGGGGACAGCTCGCTCGGTCTGGGCCCGCTCCCGTACAGCAACGCCTTCGACGTGTTTGCGGCCTACGGCGGCCTTAACGACAAATCCCTGATGGATGGCTTGAATTTCAGCTTGAGCAACATGCAGTATTCTAACCAGCAATTCCAGCCGGTCATGGCCAACTAG